Part of the Longimicrobiales bacterium genome, CAGTTCGGCATTGCGCAACGCGACATAACCGAGGCCGACGCGCGACTCGATGTGGTCCGGGCAGCGGGCGCGCGCGGCCGCGAATGCGCGTTGCGCCTGTGGCAGCCGATTCGCCTGGTACTCTCGCCAGCCGGTCGCGGTGTACGCATCCGCGACGTCCGGACACTGGAGTGCCGGCGGCACCGACACTGCGGTTGCGGCGAGTATCGTCCCGGCCACGATCACGAGGGAGCGTATCATGCCGCCTCACCCAGCGCGCGGCGCTCCAGCACACCCTTCTTCTCCATCGCGCCCCAGTCCCGCCGACCGAGCATCGCCATGATGAGCCCCTTGAAGCGCGCGAACGCGAGATATTGCCGATACCCGAGGTTCTCGATGACGGACAGCAGTAGCAGCCGCCCGAAATCCCTGCCGCCGGTGTAACGCCTGAAGCTGAGCTCCTCGAGCGCAACCGCCGCCAACGACAGGGCGATGCCGGAGAATACGCTCAGCAGCAGGAACGCTACGACGAACTCCGTCGCGACCCAGCCGAAGATGAACGCGATTGTGAACGCGGCGTAGCCGAGTACCTCGACGGCCGGTCCGAACCCTTCCATGAACCAGAAGTACGGGTATGCGACCATGCCAATGCGTCCGTACTTCGGGTTGAGAAGCATTACCTTGTGCGCCGCGAGGCTCTGCATCAGCCCGCGCTGCCACCGGTCACGCTGACGCGCCAGCACACGCAGATTCTCCGGCACTTCCGTCCATGCGACGGGGTCCGGCACGAACTGTACTTCATAGGGCTGTCGGCGCTCCCGCATGTAGCGGTGCAGCCGGACGATCAGCTCCATGTCCTCGCCCACGCTGCGCACCGAGTAGCCGCCCGCTCCCACCACCACGTCGCGGCGGAACATGCCGAACGCGCCCGACACGATCAGCAGCACGCCGCCGTTCGACCAGCCCATGCGCCCCGCCAGGAATGCGCGCAGGTATTCGACCACCTGGAGCTGAGCCAGCAGGTTCTTCGGGAGGCGCACGTCACGAACGTGGCCGTCCTTGAACGTCGATCCGTTCGCAACACGCACGATTCCGCCCGACGCGATGACGTCGCCGTTCTCCAGGAACGAACGGCAGAGGCGCAGCAATGCGTCCTTCTCCAGCGCCGTGTCAGCGTCGAGTGAACAGAATAGCGGAGTGTGGCAATGATCGAGCGCGACGTTCAGTGCATCCGACTTGCCGCCGTTCTCCTTGTCGATGACCCAGAGATCCGGGAACGTCGCGCTCTGATAGATGCCCCGGACGACGCCCTTCCCCAGACTCGATGTCGGGCT contains:
- a CDS encoding glycosyltransferase, which codes for MLLEIAWTSLYVFHILVLAYFVILNGYYFASSIMSFRALRQYSRSLNAGTVDDLVRFGSAPPVSILVPAYNEAANCLGALRSLLDLDYPGYEVIFVNDGSTDATMSLLKREYDLQPAFRSPTSSLGKGVVRGIYQSATFPDLWVIDKENGGKSDALNVALDHCHTPLFCSLDADTALEKDALLRLCRSFLENGDVIASGGIVRVANGSTFKDGHVRDVRLPKNLLAQLQVVEYLRAFLAGRMGWSNGGVLLIVSGAFGMFRRDVVVGAGGYSVRSVGEDMELIVRLHRYMRERRQPYEVQFVPDPVAWTEVPENLRVLARQRDRWQRGLMQSLAAHKVMLLNPKYGRIGMVAYPYFWFMEGFGPAVEVLGYAAFTIAFIFGWVATEFVVAFLLLSVFSGIALSLAAVALEELSFRRYTGGRDFGRLLLLSVIENLGYRQYLAFARFKGLIMAMLGRRDWGAMEKKGVLERRALGEAA